The following coding sequences are from one Granulicella sp. L56 window:
- a CDS encoding cold-shock protein has product MEQGTVKWFNDAKGFGFISRQNGEDVFVHYSAINSNGFKSLQEGQAVQFNVVKGPKGWQASDVQPL; this is encoded by the coding sequence ATGGAACAGGGAACAGTGAAGTGGTTTAACGATGCAAAGGGGTTTGGCTTTATCAGCCGTCAGAACGGCGAGGATGTATTCGTACACTACTCGGCGATCAATTCAAACGGTTTCAAAAGCCTTCAGGAAGGCCAGGCCGTACAATTCAACGTGGTCAAGGGACCCAAGGGATGGCAGGCGTCTGACGTCCAGCCTCTCTAG
- the cmk gene encoding (d)CMP kinase — protein MTQSRTTPQPEPSKRQRPVIAIDGPAGAGKSTLAAHLARRFGFLNLETGAMYRALALKAIENDFAFDEEAPLLDLASHTRITLEPQAEGNRVLLDSIDVSRRIREQDVTSAASQISIHHNLRAWMVLQQRALGQQGGVVMEGRDIGTAVFPDAEVKIFLDAAPEVRGNRRFRQTVPTESPTIRQNSDRQSPEPQSAEQQRSAEEAILRDLKERDYRDRHRAESPLQPAADAVILDSTAMTLEEVLKRAEEIVHAHLPADK, from the coding sequence ATGACGCAATCTCGCACCACCCCGCAGCCTGAGCCCAGCAAACGCCAGCGGCCCGTCATCGCCATCGACGGCCCCGCTGGCGCGGGCAAAAGTACCCTCGCCGCCCATCTCGCGCGCCGCTTCGGCTTTCTCAACCTCGAAACCGGAGCCATGTATCGCGCTCTCGCGCTCAAGGCCATCGAAAACGACTTCGCCTTCGACGAAGAGGCTCCCCTGCTCGACCTGGCCAGCCACACCCGCATCACGCTCGAACCCCAGGCAGAAGGCAACCGCGTCCTGCTCGACAGTATCGACGTCTCCCGCCGCATCCGCGAGCAGGACGTCACCTCCGCCGCCTCGCAGATCTCCATTCATCACAACCTCCGCGCCTGGATGGTCCTCCAGCAGCGCGCCCTCGGCCAGCAGGGCGGGGTCGTCATGGAAGGCCGCGACATCGGTACCGCTGTCTTTCCCGATGCCGAAGTAAAGATCTTTCTCGACGCCGCACCCGAGGTCCGCGGCAACCGCCGCTTCCGCCAGACCGTCCCTACCGAATCCCCCACCATTCGGCAGAACTCAGACCGTCAAAGCCCCGAACCACAATCTGCCGAGCAGCAGCGCTCCGCCGAAGAAGCCATCCTCCGCGACCTTAAAGAGCGCGACTACCGCGACCGCCATCGCGCCGAATCGCCGCTCCAGCCCGCTGCCGACGCGGTCATTCTGGACTCCACCGCCATGACCCTCGAAGAGGTCCTGAAACGGGCCGAAGAGATCGTCCACGCCCATCTTCCAGCCGATAAATAG